The following proteins are encoded in a genomic region of Dialister hominis:
- the leuS gene encoding leucine--tRNA ligase, producing the protein MREKYIPQQIEKKWQKIWEDNKAFETHYDPNKKKYYVLEMFPYPSGNLHMGHVRNYSIGDVVARFKKMQGFNVIHPMGFDAFGMPAENAAIQHGIAPAKWTYSNIDNMTRQQKELGLSYDWDRKVLTCSEDYYKHTQKLFEIFYKKGLAYKKEAKVNWCNSCHTVLANEQVEEGKCWRCKNPVVKKDFSQWFLKITAYADRLLADLDHMPGWPERVKTMQRNWIGRSTGTQFSFTVEGMDEQIPVYTTRVDTVYGVTYMVLAPEHPLVPKLIESNPDKASLETFIERMRNENDIVRTAEDAPKEGMFTGSYAIHPLTGERIPIWIANYVLYEYGTGAVMAVPQGDQRDWEFAKKYNLPVKLVIQNKEHDLKLEDMDKAYDTDGFLVNSGKFDGLTSGEAREAITKKIEEMGIGNGKGNYRLRDWLISRQRYWGCPIPIIHCPHCGNVLVPEKDLPVVLPEDVNFVAGATSPLETSETFLHCKCPQCGADATRETDTMDTFIDSSWYFLRYCDPHNTEEPFSKEKANYWMPVDQYIGGIEHAILHLLYSRFFMKVLQDEGMVDYPEPFTNLLCQGMVLKDGGKMSKSVGNVVSPEEIVGKYGADTARLFILFAAPPERDLEWSDQGVEGSYRFLKRVWAIVEKYQDFVKESKGDLSEDEFALRRKLHQTISKVTEDLDGKFAFNTAISAVMELANEMYRFSETHSVIEDKLAKELVRNLLILLAPFVPHITEELWQQIGEKENSVHDAEWPVCDESALVVDEVELAVQVNGKVRGTIKVAVSMEKDEIADLAKGLAEVQKFIEGKTIVKTIVVPGRIVNIVVK; encoded by the coding sequence ATGCGAGAAAAGTATATTCCTCAGCAAATCGAGAAAAAATGGCAGAAGATTTGGGAGGATAACAAGGCGTTTGAAACTCACTATGATCCAAACAAGAAAAAATATTATGTACTGGAAATGTTTCCTTATCCTTCAGGAAACCTCCATATGGGCCATGTAAGAAACTATTCTATCGGCGATGTTGTTGCCCGTTTCAAGAAAATGCAAGGATTTAATGTCATCCATCCGATGGGATTCGATGCGTTTGGCATGCCGGCTGAAAATGCAGCAATCCAGCACGGAATTGCTCCGGCAAAATGGACTTATTCCAATATTGACAACATGACAAGACAGCAGAAGGAACTCGGTCTTTCTTATGACTGGGACCGCAAAGTTCTGACCTGCAGCGAAGATTACTACAAGCATACACAGAAACTTTTTGAAATCTTCTACAAAAAAGGACTGGCTTACAAGAAGGAAGCCAAGGTCAACTGGTGCAACAGCTGCCATACCGTTCTTGCCAATGAACAGGTTGAAGAAGGGAAATGCTGGCGCTGCAAGAACCCTGTCGTAAAGAAAGATTTTTCCCAGTGGTTCCTGAAAATTACAGCTTATGCAGACCGCCTTCTGGCAGACCTTGATCACATGCCTGGATGGCCGGAACGTGTCAAGACGATGCAGAGAAACTGGATTGGCAGATCAACCGGCACGCAGTTTTCCTTTACTGTAGAAGGCATGGATGAACAGATTCCGGTCTACACAACAAGAGTAGATACCGTTTATGGTGTTACTTACATGGTGCTTGCTCCTGAACATCCGCTTGTTCCGAAATTGATTGAGAGTAATCCTGATAAGGCATCTCTTGAAACTTTCATTGAAAGAATGAGAAATGAAAATGATATTGTCCGTACTGCCGAAGATGCTCCTAAGGAAGGAATGTTCACCGGAAGTTATGCAATTCATCCGCTGACAGGAGAAAGAATTCCGATCTGGATTGCAAACTACGTTCTTTATGAATACGGCACAGGCGCTGTCATGGCTGTACCGCAGGGCGACCAGAGAGACTGGGAATTCGCTAAAAAGTACAATCTTCCGGTCAAGCTGGTTATCCAGAACAAGGAACATGACCTTAAGCTGGAAGACATGGATAAGGCATACGATACAGACGGATTCCTTGTCAATTCCGGCAAATTCGACGGACTGACCTCTGGAGAAGCCCGCGAAGCTATTACGAAGAAAATCGAGGAAATGGGAATCGGAAACGGCAAGGGCAACTACCGTTTGAGAGACTGGCTGATTTCCCGCCAGAGATACTGGGGCTGCCCGATTCCGATCATCCACTGCCCGCATTGCGGCAATGTTCTGGTGCCGGAAAAGGATCTTCCTGTAGTTCTTCCGGAAGATGTCAACTTCGTAGCCGGAGCTACCTCTCCGCTTGAGACAAGTGAAACATTCCTCCACTGCAAGTGCCCGCAGTGCGGTGCTGATGCAACCAGAGAAACCGATACAATGGATACATTCATCGATTCATCCTGGTACTTCCTGCGCTACTGCGATCCGCACAATACAGAAGAACCATTCAGCAAAGAAAAGGCTAACTACTGGATGCCGGTCGATCAGTATATCGGCGGCATTGAACATGCTATCCTTCACCTGCTGTATTCCCGCTTCTTTATGAAAGTGCTGCAGGATGAAGGCATGGTAGATTATCCGGAACCATTTACAAACCTTCTCTGCCAGGGCATGGTTCTCAAAGACGGCGGCAAAATGAGTAAATCTGTCGGCAACGTTGTTTCTCCTGAAGAAATCGTCGGAAAATACGGCGCTGATACAGCAAGACTCTTTATCCTCTTTGCAGCTCCTCCGGAAAGGGATCTCGAATGGTCCGATCAGGGCGTTGAAGGCTCTTACCGCTTCCTAAAGAGAGTATGGGCTATCGTAGAAAAGTATCAGGATTTCGTCAAGGAATCAAAAGGTGATCTTTCTGAAGATGAATTTGCACTCAGAAGAAAGCTTCATCAGACGATTTCCAAGGTTACGGAAGACCTTGACGGCAAATTTGCTTTCAATACGGCAATCTCCGCTGTTATGGAACTGGCCAATGAAATGTACCGCTTCAGCGAGACACATTCCGTCATCGAAGACAAGCTGGCAAAAGAACTTGTCCGCAACCTGCTGATTCTGCTCGCTCCATTTGTTCCGCATATCACTGAAGAACTCTGGCAGCAGATCGGTGAGAAGGAAAACAGTGTCCATGATGCAGAATGGCCGGTATGCGATGAATCAGCCCTCGTTGTTGACGAAGTGGAATTAGCTGTTCAGGTCAATGGCAAAGTCCGTGGTACCATCAAAGTGGCAGTCAGCATGGAAAAGGACGAGATTGCGGATCTGGCAAAGGGACTTGCTGAAGTGCAGAAATTCATCGAAGGCAAGACAATCGTGAAAACGATTGTGGTTCCTGGAAGAATCGTTAATATCGTAGTTAAATAA